A genomic window from Gambusia affinis linkage group LG16, SWU_Gaff_1.0, whole genome shotgun sequence includes:
- the cnih1 gene encoding protein cornichon homolog 1, whose protein sequence is MPTANKISKRRRRGSLHHSLTEPGGTDQKNSKKKMAFTFAAFCYMLALLLTAALIFFAIWHIIAFDELKTDYKNPIDQCNTLNPLVLPEYLIHFFFCVMFLCAAEWLTLFLNLPLLAYHVWRYTSRPVMSCPGLYDPTTIMNADILAYCQKEGWCKLAFYLLSFFYYLYGMIYVLVSS, encoded by the exons atgccaaccgccaataaaatttcaaaaagaagaagaagaggaagccTGCATCATTCGCTGACGGAGCCAGGAGGAACCGACCAGaagaacagtaaaaaaaaaatggcgtTCACATTCGCGGCCTTTTGTTACATGCTCGCCCTGCTGCTCACGGCGGCGCTTATCTTTTTTGCTATTTGGCAT aTAATTGCATTTGATGAGCTGAAGACTGACTACAAGAATCCTATAGATCAATGTAACACTTTAAATCCG CTGGTGCTGCCAGAGTATCtcatccatttctttttctgcgTGATGTTTCTGTGTGCGGCCGAGTGGCTCACCCTCTTCCTCAACTTACCGCTGCTGGCTTATCACGTCTGGAG GTATACGAGCAGACCCGTGATGAGCTGTCCAGGACTCTATGACCCGACTACCATCATGAATGCCGACATCCTGGCCTATTGTCAAAAAGAAGGCTGGTGCAAACTGGCTTTCTACCTCCTCTCATTCTTCTACTATCTCTATGG AATGATCTATGTTCTGGTGAGCTCTTAA
- the LOC122845952 gene encoding vacuolar protein 8-like isoform X1 — MCKTSVCLGANRMSSPPEPTPGCSRLLRDFAERLRRVWEEFKYKLEEVFGELLQCTCFGNAPERRLAQDFLSLQLMCDDETQVFNQRSLPALKRLAASQNADLQMSAAIYYLHISHHLNSPLPDAFVEPITALLLSSDLDVQKTTSFALVNLLVKKNVCKESVIETGMLVPLLELLQSGDPMAQCHSCACVAMLASSESNRDSILVDGVMPLLALAKSYDPAVQLNAAWALLHLTHSDWSTRALCQAGGIPVLVLLLQSSRSEVQFYSCTALCNIAAVQEHHPKLLSVGGHYLSKSLLTLMSSSVEKNAAQACRCLQTATKLGLLMSEGLLREVGQLLHHSSSNSALISQSCELIADLCGACMDEQAVTESLCLSGLLRGLESPSLSDETLLRVTLCLRHLMSWEGLRTTLSTSVSPEQVGRLVQLSGQTRNPELAYNSAAIIHMFELTEGFLQLLRPHYSAVSKYLFLFLKRKDVKFQQLGIAAMAKLKNDGDFLTAVTDGDLEARLSHRHEETEETRMIQPPSPSSG; from the exons atgTGTAAAACCAGCGTCTGTCTCGGTGCTAATAGGATGAGCTCTCCGCCCGAGCCGACACCAGG GTGCTCCCGATTGCTCAGAGACTTCGCTGAACGTCTGAGGAGAGTTTGGGAGGAGTTCAAGTACAAACTGGAGGAAGTTTTTGGAGAACTTCTCCAATGTACCTGCTTTGGGAATGCTCCTGAGAGGAGGCTGGCTCAAGATTTCTTGTCATTGCAGCTCATGTGTG atgATGAAACTCAGGTTTTCAATCAAAGAAGCCTCCCAGCACTGAAACGACTTGCAGCCTCTCAAAATGCAGATCTGCAAATGTCTGCAGCCATATATTACCTGCACATCAGTCACCACT TGAACTCTCCCTTACCAGATGCCTTCGTGGAACCAATCACGGCTCTTCTTTTGTCCTCTGACCTGGATGTGCAGAAGACTACTTCCTTTGCCCTGGTTAATCTACTAGTTAAGAAGAATG TTTGTAAAGAGTCGGTGATCGAGACGGGGATGTTGGTGCCGCTGTTGGAGTTGCTCCAGTCGGGGGATCCGATGGCTCAGTGTCACTCTTGTGCCTGCGTAGCCATGCTGGCGTCCTCAG aatcGAACAGAGATTCTATTTTGGTGGATGGAGTGATGCCTCTGTTGGCTTTGGCAAAATCCTACGATCCAGCGGTACAGCTGAATGCAGCATGGGCCCTGTTACATCTCACCCACTCAG aTTGGTCAACAAGAGCTCTGTGTCAGGCAGGGGGCATCCCTGTCCTGGTTCTCCTGCTGCAGTCCTCCAGGTCAGAAGTTCAGTTTTACAGCTGCACAGCTCTTTGCAACATTGCCGCCGTTCAAGAGCATCACCCAAAGTTGCTCAGCGTCGGGGGTCATTATTTGTCTAAGTCGCTTTTGACGCTGATGTCTTCCTCTGTAGAAAAG aatgcaGCCCAAGCATGCAGATGCCTTCAAACTGCCACAAAACTG gggctCCTCATGAGCGAAGGACTGTTGAGGGAAGTCGGTCAGCTGCTCCATCATTCCAGCTCAAACTCTGCTCTGATCTCACAAAGCTGCGAGCTCATCGCTGACCTCTGCGGTGCCTGCATGGACGAGCAG GCTGTGACGGAGAGCCTGTGCTTATCAGGGCTGCTCCGAGGACTTGAGTCTCCTTCCCTGTCAGATGAGACGTTGCTGCGTGTGACTTTGTGTTTACGTCACCTGATGAGCTGGG AGGGGCTAAGGACTACGCTGTCCACTTCGGTATCACCAGAGCAGGTTGGGAGACTGGTGCAGCTTTCTGGACAGACAAGAAATCCCGAGTTGGCGTACAACTCTGCAGCCATCATACACATGTTTGAACTGACGG AAGGCTTCCTCCAGCTGCTGAGGCCTCACTACAGCGCAGTgtctaaatatttgtttctcttcctcAAAAGGAAAGATGTTAAATTCCAGCAGCTTGGTATTGCAGCGATGGCTAAACTGAAgaatg atggagactttttaACGGCGGTGACTGATGGTGACCTGGAGGCTCGGCTGTCGCACAGACATGAAGAGACGGAGGAGACGAGAATGATTCAGCCTCCGTCGCCATCTTCTGGTTAA
- the LOC122845952 gene encoding vacuolar protein 8-like isoform X2, producing MCKTSVCLGANRMSSPPEPTPGCSRLLRDFAERLRRVWEEFKYKLEEVFGELLQCTCFGNAPERRLAQDFLSLQLMCDDETQVFNQRSLPALKRLAASQNADLQMSAAIYYLHISHHYAFVEPITALLLSSDLDVQKTTSFALVNLLVKKNVCKESVIETGMLVPLLELLQSGDPMAQCHSCACVAMLASSESNRDSILVDGVMPLLALAKSYDPAVQLNAAWALLHLTHSDWSTRALCQAGGIPVLVLLLQSSRSEVQFYSCTALCNIAAVQEHHPKLLSVGGHYLSKSLLTLMSSSVEKNAAQACRCLQTATKLGLLMSEGLLREVGQLLHHSSSNSALISQSCELIADLCGACMDEQAVTESLCLSGLLRGLESPSLSDETLLRVTLCLRHLMSWEGLRTTLSTSVSPEQVGRLVQLSGQTRNPELAYNSAAIIHMFELTEGFLQLLRPHYSAVSKYLFLFLKRKDVKFQQLGIAAMAKLKNDGDFLTAVTDGDLEARLSHRHEETEETRMIQPPSPSSG from the exons atgTGTAAAACCAGCGTCTGTCTCGGTGCTAATAGGATGAGCTCTCCGCCCGAGCCGACACCAGG GTGCTCCCGATTGCTCAGAGACTTCGCTGAACGTCTGAGGAGAGTTTGGGAGGAGTTCAAGTACAAACTGGAGGAAGTTTTTGGAGAACTTCTCCAATGTACCTGCTTTGGGAATGCTCCTGAGAGGAGGCTGGCTCAAGATTTCTTGTCATTGCAGCTCATGTGTG atgATGAAACTCAGGTTTTCAATCAAAGAAGCCTCCCAGCACTGAAACGACTTGCAGCCTCTCAAAATGCAGATCTGCAAATGTCTGCAGCCATATATTACCTGCACATCAGTCACCACT ATGCCTTCGTGGAACCAATCACGGCTCTTCTTTTGTCCTCTGACCTGGATGTGCAGAAGACTACTTCCTTTGCCCTGGTTAATCTACTAGTTAAGAAGAATG TTTGTAAAGAGTCGGTGATCGAGACGGGGATGTTGGTGCCGCTGTTGGAGTTGCTCCAGTCGGGGGATCCGATGGCTCAGTGTCACTCTTGTGCCTGCGTAGCCATGCTGGCGTCCTCAG aatcGAACAGAGATTCTATTTTGGTGGATGGAGTGATGCCTCTGTTGGCTTTGGCAAAATCCTACGATCCAGCGGTACAGCTGAATGCAGCATGGGCCCTGTTACATCTCACCCACTCAG aTTGGTCAACAAGAGCTCTGTGTCAGGCAGGGGGCATCCCTGTCCTGGTTCTCCTGCTGCAGTCCTCCAGGTCAGAAGTTCAGTTTTACAGCTGCACAGCTCTTTGCAACATTGCCGCCGTTCAAGAGCATCACCCAAAGTTGCTCAGCGTCGGGGGTCATTATTTGTCTAAGTCGCTTTTGACGCTGATGTCTTCCTCTGTAGAAAAG aatgcaGCCCAAGCATGCAGATGCCTTCAAACTGCCACAAAACTG gggctCCTCATGAGCGAAGGACTGTTGAGGGAAGTCGGTCAGCTGCTCCATCATTCCAGCTCAAACTCTGCTCTGATCTCACAAAGCTGCGAGCTCATCGCTGACCTCTGCGGTGCCTGCATGGACGAGCAG GCTGTGACGGAGAGCCTGTGCTTATCAGGGCTGCTCCGAGGACTTGAGTCTCCTTCCCTGTCAGATGAGACGTTGCTGCGTGTGACTTTGTGTTTACGTCACCTGATGAGCTGGG AGGGGCTAAGGACTACGCTGTCCACTTCGGTATCACCAGAGCAGGTTGGGAGACTGGTGCAGCTTTCTGGACAGACAAGAAATCCCGAGTTGGCGTACAACTCTGCAGCCATCATACACATGTTTGAACTGACGG AAGGCTTCCTCCAGCTGCTGAGGCCTCACTACAGCGCAGTgtctaaatatttgtttctcttcctcAAAAGGAAAGATGTTAAATTCCAGCAGCTTGGTATTGCAGCGATGGCTAAACTGAAgaatg atggagactttttaACGGCGGTGACTGATGGTGACCTGGAGGCTCGGCTGTCGCACAGACATGAAGAGACGGAGGAGACGAGAATGATTCAGCCTCCGTCGCCATCTTCTGGTTAA
- the LOC122845952 gene encoding vacuolar protein 8-like isoform X3: MCKTSVCLGANRMSSPPEPTPGCSRLLRDFAERLRRVWEEFKYKLEEVFGELLQCTCFGNAPERRLAQDFLSLQLMCDDETQVFNQRSLPALKRLAASQNADLQMSAAIYYLHISHHLNSPLPDAFVEPITALLLSSDLDVQKTTSFALVNLLVKKNVCKESVIETGMLVPLLELLQSGDPMAQCHSCACVAMLASSESNRDSILVDGVMPLLALAKSYDPAVQLNAAWALLHLTHSDWSTRALCQAGGIPVLVLLLQSSRSEVQFYSCTALCNIAAVQEHHPKLLSVGGHYLSKSLLTLMSSSVEKNAAQACRCLQTATKLGLLMSEGLLREVGQLLHHSSSNSALISQSCELIADLCGACMDEQAVTESLCLSGLLRGLESPSLSDETLLRVTLCLRHLMSWEGLRTTLSTSVSPEQVGRLVQLSGQTRNPELAYNSAAIIHMFELTGKMLNSSSLVLQRWLN, translated from the exons atgTGTAAAACCAGCGTCTGTCTCGGTGCTAATAGGATGAGCTCTCCGCCCGAGCCGACACCAGG GTGCTCCCGATTGCTCAGAGACTTCGCTGAACGTCTGAGGAGAGTTTGGGAGGAGTTCAAGTACAAACTGGAGGAAGTTTTTGGAGAACTTCTCCAATGTACCTGCTTTGGGAATGCTCCTGAGAGGAGGCTGGCTCAAGATTTCTTGTCATTGCAGCTCATGTGTG atgATGAAACTCAGGTTTTCAATCAAAGAAGCCTCCCAGCACTGAAACGACTTGCAGCCTCTCAAAATGCAGATCTGCAAATGTCTGCAGCCATATATTACCTGCACATCAGTCACCACT TGAACTCTCCCTTACCAGATGCCTTCGTGGAACCAATCACGGCTCTTCTTTTGTCCTCTGACCTGGATGTGCAGAAGACTACTTCCTTTGCCCTGGTTAATCTACTAGTTAAGAAGAATG TTTGTAAAGAGTCGGTGATCGAGACGGGGATGTTGGTGCCGCTGTTGGAGTTGCTCCAGTCGGGGGATCCGATGGCTCAGTGTCACTCTTGTGCCTGCGTAGCCATGCTGGCGTCCTCAG aatcGAACAGAGATTCTATTTTGGTGGATGGAGTGATGCCTCTGTTGGCTTTGGCAAAATCCTACGATCCAGCGGTACAGCTGAATGCAGCATGGGCCCTGTTACATCTCACCCACTCAG aTTGGTCAACAAGAGCTCTGTGTCAGGCAGGGGGCATCCCTGTCCTGGTTCTCCTGCTGCAGTCCTCCAGGTCAGAAGTTCAGTTTTACAGCTGCACAGCTCTTTGCAACATTGCCGCCGTTCAAGAGCATCACCCAAAGTTGCTCAGCGTCGGGGGTCATTATTTGTCTAAGTCGCTTTTGACGCTGATGTCTTCCTCTGTAGAAAAG aatgcaGCCCAAGCATGCAGATGCCTTCAAACTGCCACAAAACTG gggctCCTCATGAGCGAAGGACTGTTGAGGGAAGTCGGTCAGCTGCTCCATCATTCCAGCTCAAACTCTGCTCTGATCTCACAAAGCTGCGAGCTCATCGCTGACCTCTGCGGTGCCTGCATGGACGAGCAG GCTGTGACGGAGAGCCTGTGCTTATCAGGGCTGCTCCGAGGACTTGAGTCTCCTTCCCTGTCAGATGAGACGTTGCTGCGTGTGACTTTGTGTTTACGTCACCTGATGAGCTGGG AGGGGCTAAGGACTACGCTGTCCACTTCGGTATCACCAGAGCAGGTTGGGAGACTGGTGCAGCTTTCTGGACAGACAAGAAATCCCGAGTTGGCGTACAACTCTGCAGCCATCATACACATGTTTGAACTGACGG GAAAGATGTTAAATTCCAGCAGCTTGGTATTGCAGCGATGGCTAAACTGA